In a genomic window of Brassica rapa cultivar Chiifu-401-42 chromosome A10, CAAS_Brap_v3.01, whole genome shotgun sequence:
- the LOC103847574 gene encoding formin-like protein 20 isoform X4, protein MVLRLSVCNRIITLYFSINDFFHFFAAFDCCFSNDVMGEDEYKLYLGGIVAQLHYLYPDASFKVCNFRAGDQQSQISTLLSQYGMSVMDYPNQHESVPLLPLQVISQFLITSKSWLSQQNILLMHCERGCLPLLDFMLSAVLLYIKRYHGDQKTLELAYNQAPKELLCLSSALNPQPSQLRYLRYISTRDLGSDWPPPEAPLVLDCLILRGLPHFEGVKDWRPSLRILGQDHKAPTNRSSILLFSTPKTNTFYQQEECIQVKLDIQCHVQGDIVLELINLNDDLVREEMVFRIMFNTAFVRGNVLKVQSDEMDILWEAKDQFPGEFKAEVLFSDADPMVPVTERAPPPPPMRRGAPPPPFGSGGPPPPPPPLPFRSREPPPPPPPLMRRGAPPPPPFRSGGPPPPPPPPPMLRRAPPPPPFRSAGPPPPPPPPPMLRRAPPPPPFRSAGPPPPPPPPPMLRRAPPPPPPPPPPMRRGAPPSPPPPPPPPPFRSRGPPPFHWVIPRRVFLVSSWEEIPQRHEEGQTAPEFDVSEIETLLSARVPKPADKAPPPPPPPPPRMHRRRGCGLPRPGLRSSTQKKSSLKPFHWVKITRAARGSLWDEFQRHGEGQTAPEFDISELETLFSAKVQKPTDKSGNQPVWAIPETIQLINLKKAHNVEIILWRLKIPLRDIIAAVLAMDESIVDIDQIVNLTKFCPTKDEMELLMNYSGDKATLGNCEQYFLELMKVPRVESKLRVFSLKVHFGTQISELKQRLDLLNSACDEVRSSQKLKEIMKRIDYLGKKNQGPARGKTLALRSPGVAVGFKLKNLLNVGHTRGASSMQHLCKDLASRESDLMDFHKDLESLESASKIQLKSLDEDMQAIIKGLNILNQELTASESDGPVSEVFHKLLKELVSIADTEVASVSSLYSVVGENVDALVYYVGENPIHCPFEQVTANLVNFVRLFKKAHEENVKQADLEKKEAAKDKKVKKGKGLSLTRKVIDPDRADNLEIMLWRVKMPLPDMMAAVQAMDDTVLDIDQIEKLIMFCPTKEEMELLNDLLQNYTGDKERLGKCEQYFLELMKVPRVESKLRVFSFKIQFHTQVEELRKSLNVVKSACEEIRSSQKLKGIMKRILYLGNTLNQGTVRGKHYDIINIFLLKTLLSYVQRELDFKSGADKTLDLLSAGAAVGFKLESLLTLSDTRAANSKMTLMHYLCKVFAYKASHLLDFHKDFENLESASKMQLKSLAEDMQAISKGLEMLDQELTASERDGPVSEVSYKRLKDFMRIAETEVEAIRRLYTETGRNADALAHYFGEDPSRYPFEQVTGTLTKFIRLWKKAHEENVEQAELEKMEAAKEARMKMAKGQFGFTLKNQLADP, encoded by the exons ATGGTATTACGACTCTCTGTTTGTAATCGTATTATAACTCTCTATTTCagtataaatgatttttttcatttctttgcAGCTTTTGACTGTTGTTTCTCCAACGATGTTATGGGAGAGGATGAGTACAAACTGTACCTGGGTGGCATCGTAGCACAGCTGCATTATCTTTACCCGGATGCCTCATTCAAGGTGTGTAACTTCAGAGCAGGAGACCAACAGAGTCAAATATCAACACTACTGTCTCAATACGGCATGTCGGTAATGGACTATCCTAACCAACACGAGAGTGTTCCGCTTTTACCTCTCCAAGTGATCAGTCAATTCCTAATAACAAGCAAAAGCTGGTTAAGTCAACAAAATATTCTGTTGATGCATTGCGAAAGAGGTTGTTTGCCTCTTCTTGATTTTATGTTATCAGCAGTATTATTGTACATCAAAAGGTATCATGGCGATCAGAAGACTTTGGAGTTGGCATATAACCAGGCTCCTAAGGAGCTTCTTTGTCTTTCGTCTGCTCTAAACCCACAGCCTTCTCAGTTAAGATATCTTCGGTACATCTCCACAAGAGATTTAGGCTCTGACTGGCCTCCTCCAGAGGCACCTCTTGTTTTGGATTGCTTGATTCTCAGAGGTCTCCCACATTTTGAAGGGGTAAAAGATTGGAGACCAAGTTTAAGGATTTTAGGTCAGGACCATAAAGCCCCAACAAACAGGAGCTCCATACTTCTCTTTTCCACACCAAAGACAAATACCTTCTACCAACAA GAAGAGTGTATCCAGGTGAAGTTAGATATCCAGTGCCATGTTCAAGGGGATATTGTTCTGGAATTAATAAACTTGAATGATGACTTGGTGCGTGAGGAGATGGTCTTTAGAATCATGTTCAACACAGCATTTGTACGTGGTAATGTTCTAAAGGTCCAAAGCGATGAGATGGATATACTTTGGGAGGCCAAGGACCAGTTCCCAGGGGAATTTAAGGCAGAG GTACTCTTCTCTGACGCTGACCCCATGGTGCCTGTTACTGAAAGagcaccaccacctcctccgaTGCGTAGAGGAGCCCCACCACCTCCATTTGGGTCTGGTGgacctcctccaccaccaccaccacttccATTTAGGTCTCGTgaacctccaccaccaccacctcctctgATGCGTAGAGGAGCCCCACCACCACCTCCATTTAGGTCTGGTGGACCTccgcctccaccaccacctcctccgaTGCTTAGAAGAGCCCCACCACCACCTCCATTTAGGTCTGCTGGacctccacctccaccaccacctcctccgaTGCTTAGAAGAGCCCCACCACCACCTCCATTTAGGTCTGCTGGacctccacctccaccaccacctcctccgaTGCTTAGAAGagccccaccaccaccaccgccaccaccTCCTCCGATGCGTAGAGGAGCCCCACCatcaccaccacctccaccaccaccacctccattTAGGTCTCGTGGACCTCCGCCTTTTCATTGGGTTATACCAAGGAGGGTCTTTCTTGTAAGCTCATGGGAGGAGATACCACAGAGACATGAGGAAGGACAAAC TGCACCAGAGTTTGATGTATCAGAAATAGAGACTCTTCTCTCTGCTAGAGTGCCAAAACCGGCTGATAAAGCcccaccgccaccaccaccaccacctccccGAATGCATAGACGAAGAGGATGTGGTCTTCCACGTCCAGGTTTGAGGTCTTCAACTCAGAAGAAGTcttctcttaagccttttcaTTGGGTTAAGATAACAAGGGCCGCGCGGGGAAGCTTATGGGACGAGTTTCAGAGACATGGGGAAGGACAAAC TGCACCAGAATTTGATATATCAGAATTAGAGACCCTTTTCTCTGCTAAAGTGCAAAAACCGACTGATAAATCTGGAAACCAACCGGTTTGGGCAATACCTGAAACAATTCAACTG ATTAACCTTAAGAAAGCCCATAACGTGGAAATTATTCTTTGGAGATTAAAGATTCCGCTGCGTGATATTATC GCTGCAGTTCTGGCTATGGATGAATCTATAGTAGATATTGATCAAATAGTTAATCTTACAAAGTTTTGCCCAACCAAGGACGAAATGGAACTTCTTATG AACTACAGTGGTGACAAGGCTACCTTGGGAAATTGTGAGCAG TACTTCCTAGAGCTCATGAAGGTGCCAAGAGTAGAATCCAAGCTGAGAGTATTTTCCCTCAAGGTTCATTTTGGCACTCAG ATATCAGAACTCAAACAACGTTTAGATTTGTTAAACTCTGCGTGTGATGAG GTCCGTTCTTCACAAAAGCTAAAGGAAATTATGAAAAGGATTGATTACCTAGGGAAAAAAAACCAAGGACCTGCGAGGGGTAAGACCCTTGCCCTGCGTTCTCCAGGCGTTGCAGTGGGATTCAAgttaaaaaatctattaaatgTAGGCCACACACGTGGTGCTAGCAGCATGCAACATCTCTGCAAG GACCTTGCTTCCAGGGAATCAGATCTAATGGACTTCCATAAGGATCTTGAAAGTCTTGAATCAGCTTCAAAG ATACAACTGAAGTCCCTGGATGAGGATATGCAAGCTATAATCAAAGGATTAAACATACTGAACCAGGAGCTCACTGCATCCGAAAGTGATGGTCCTGTTTCTGAAGTATTCCATAAA TTACTGAAGGAACTCGTTTCAATTGCTGATACTGAAGTGGCATCTGTATCAAGTCTTTACTCCGTTGTG GGAGAGAATGTTGATGCACTTGTGTACTACGTTGGCGAGAATCCCATACATTGTCCATTTGAACAAG TTACTGCAAACCTCGTGAATTTTGTAAGGTTGTTTAAGAAAGCACACGAAGAGAATGTCAAGCAAGCAGACTTGGAGAAGAAAGAAGCTGCTAAGGATAAGAAAGTGAAGAAGGGAAAAGGACTCAGTCTCACAAGAAAAGTG ATTGACCCTGATAGAGCGGATAATTTGGAAATTATGCTTTGGAGAGTAAAGATGCCACTGCCTGATATGATG GCTGCAGTTCAGGCAATGGATGATACTGTACTAGATATTGATCAGATAGAGAAACTTATAATGTTTTGTCCAACCAAGGAAGAGATGGAACTTCTTAAT GATTTACTGCAGAACTACACTGGTGACAAGGAAAGGTTGGGAAAGTGTGAGCAG TACTTCCTGGAGCTAATGAAGGTTCCCCGAGTTGAATCGAAGCTGAGAGTATTTTCCTTCAAGATTCAATTCCACACTCAG gtAGAAGAATTAAGGAAAAGTTTAAATGTGGTAAAGTCTGCATGTGAGGAG ATCCGTTCTTCACAAAAGCTGAAAGGAATTATGAAAAGGATTCTTTACCTGGGGAACACATTGAACCAAGGAACTGTGAGGGGTAAgcattatgatattattaacaTCTTTTTGCTCAAAACATTACTTAGCTATGTTCAACGTGAGCTTGATTTCAAGAGTGGGGCTGATAAGACCCTTGATCTGCTTTCCGCAGGCGCTGCAGTGGGATTCAAGTTGGAAAGTTTATTAACATTAAGCGATACACGTGCTGCTAACAGCAAGATGACTCTCATGCATTATCTTTGCAAG GTCTTTGCTTATAAGGCGTCACATCTACTGGACTTCCATAAGGATTTTGAAAATCTTGAATCAGCTTCAAAA ATGCAATTGAAGTCGCTGGCTGAGGACATGCAAGCCATTAGCAAAGGATTGGAAATGCTGGACCAGGAGCTCACTGCATCCGAACGTGATGGTCCTGTTTCTGAAGTTTCCTATAAA AGGTTGAAGGACTTCATGCGTATTGCTGAGACTGAAGTGGAAGCTATCAGGCGTCTTTACACTGAGACG GGCAGGAATGCTGATGCGCTTGCGCACTATTTTGGCGAGGATCCCAGCCGCTATCCATTTGAACAAG TTACTGGGACTCTTACGAAATTTATAAGGTTGTGGAAGAAAGCACACGAAGAGAATGTCGAGCAAGCAGAGCTGGAGAAGATGGAAGCCGCTAAGGAAGCGAGAATGAAGATGGCGAAAGGACAATTCGGTTTCACACTAAAAAACCAGCTAGCTGACCCATGA
- the LOC103847574 gene encoding formin-like protein 20 isoform X1, which translates to MVLRLSVCNRIITLYFSINDFFHFFAAFDCCFSNDVMGEDEYKLYLGGIVAQLHYLYPDASFKVCNFRAGDQQSQISTLLSQYGMSVMDYPNQHESVPLLPLQVISQFLITSKSWLSQQNILLMHCERGCLPLLDFMLSAVLLYIKRYHGDQKTLELAYNQAPKELLCLSSALNPQPSQLRYLRYISTRDLGSDWPPPEAPLVLDCLILRGLPHFEGVKDWRPSLRILGQDHKAPTNRSSILLFSTPKTNTFYQQEECIQVKLDIQCHVQGDIVLELINLNDDLVREEMVFRIMFNTAFVRGNVLKVQSDEMDILWEAKDQFPGEFKAEVLFSDADPMVPVTERAPPPPPMRRGAPPPPFGSGGPPPPPPPLPFRSREPPPPPPPLMRRGAPPPPPFRSGGPPPPPPPPPMLRRAPPPPPFRSAGPPPPPPPPPMLRRAPPPPPFRSAGPPPPPPPPPMLRRAPPPPPPPPPPMRRGAPPSPPPPPPPPPFRSRGPPPFHWVIPRRVFLVSSWEEIPQRHEEGQTAPEFDVSEIETLLSARVPKPADKAPPPPPPPPPRMHRRRGCGLPRPGLRSSTQKKSSLKPFHWVKITRAARGSLWDEFQRHGEGQTYYTNSILVLYTFMFILQKKKKKLLRVIGIGLQLINDLISDSAPEFDISELETLFSAKVQKPTDKSGNQPVWAIPETIQLINLKKAHNVEIILWRLKIPLRDIIAAVLAMDESIVDIDQIVNLTKFCPTKDEMELLMNYSGDKATLGNCEQYFLELMKVPRVESKLRVFSLKVHFGTQISELKQRLDLLNSACDEVYNKLLLVFGAVHIFLRHILLLLVDQVRSSQKLKEIMKRIDYLGKKNQGPARGKTLALRSPGVAVGFKLKNLLNVGHTRGASSMQHLCKDLASRESDLMDFHKDLESLESASKIQLKSLDEDMQAIIKGLNILNQELTASESDGPVSEVFHKLLKELVSIADTEVASVSSLYSVVGENVDALVYYVGENPIHCPFEQVTANLVNFVRLFKKAHEENVKQADLEKKEAAKDKKVKKGKGLSLTRKVIDPDRADNLEIMLWRVKMPLPDMMAAVQAMDDTVLDIDQIEKLIMFCPTKEEMELLNDLLQNYTGDKERLGKCEQYFLELMKVPRVESKLRVFSFKIQFHTQVEELRKSLNVVKSACEEIRSSQKLKGIMKRILYLGNTLNQGTVRGKHYDIINIFLLKTLLSYVQRELDFKSGADKTLDLLSAGAAVGFKLESLLTLSDTRAANSKMTLMHYLCKVFAYKASHLLDFHKDFENLESASKMQLKSLAEDMQAISKGLEMLDQELTASERDGPVSEVSYKRLKDFMRIAETEVEAIRRLYTETGRNADALAHYFGEDPSRYPFEQVTGTLTKFIRLWKKAHEENVEQAELEKMEAAKEARMKMAKGQFGFTLKNQLADP; encoded by the exons ATGGTATTACGACTCTCTGTTTGTAATCGTATTATAACTCTCTATTTCagtataaatgatttttttcatttctttgcAGCTTTTGACTGTTGTTTCTCCAACGATGTTATGGGAGAGGATGAGTACAAACTGTACCTGGGTGGCATCGTAGCACAGCTGCATTATCTTTACCCGGATGCCTCATTCAAGGTGTGTAACTTCAGAGCAGGAGACCAACAGAGTCAAATATCAACACTACTGTCTCAATACGGCATGTCGGTAATGGACTATCCTAACCAACACGAGAGTGTTCCGCTTTTACCTCTCCAAGTGATCAGTCAATTCCTAATAACAAGCAAAAGCTGGTTAAGTCAACAAAATATTCTGTTGATGCATTGCGAAAGAGGTTGTTTGCCTCTTCTTGATTTTATGTTATCAGCAGTATTATTGTACATCAAAAGGTATCATGGCGATCAGAAGACTTTGGAGTTGGCATATAACCAGGCTCCTAAGGAGCTTCTTTGTCTTTCGTCTGCTCTAAACCCACAGCCTTCTCAGTTAAGATATCTTCGGTACATCTCCACAAGAGATTTAGGCTCTGACTGGCCTCCTCCAGAGGCACCTCTTGTTTTGGATTGCTTGATTCTCAGAGGTCTCCCACATTTTGAAGGGGTAAAAGATTGGAGACCAAGTTTAAGGATTTTAGGTCAGGACCATAAAGCCCCAACAAACAGGAGCTCCATACTTCTCTTTTCCACACCAAAGACAAATACCTTCTACCAACAA GAAGAGTGTATCCAGGTGAAGTTAGATATCCAGTGCCATGTTCAAGGGGATATTGTTCTGGAATTAATAAACTTGAATGATGACTTGGTGCGTGAGGAGATGGTCTTTAGAATCATGTTCAACACAGCATTTGTACGTGGTAATGTTCTAAAGGTCCAAAGCGATGAGATGGATATACTTTGGGAGGCCAAGGACCAGTTCCCAGGGGAATTTAAGGCAGAG GTACTCTTCTCTGACGCTGACCCCATGGTGCCTGTTACTGAAAGagcaccaccacctcctccgaTGCGTAGAGGAGCCCCACCACCTCCATTTGGGTCTGGTGgacctcctccaccaccaccaccacttccATTTAGGTCTCGTgaacctccaccaccaccacctcctctgATGCGTAGAGGAGCCCCACCACCACCTCCATTTAGGTCTGGTGGACCTccgcctccaccaccacctcctccgaTGCTTAGAAGAGCCCCACCACCACCTCCATTTAGGTCTGCTGGacctccacctccaccaccacctcctccgaTGCTTAGAAGAGCCCCACCACCACCTCCATTTAGGTCTGCTGGacctccacctccaccaccacctcctccgaTGCTTAGAAGagccccaccaccaccaccgccaccaccTCCTCCGATGCGTAGAGGAGCCCCACCatcaccaccacctccaccaccaccacctccattTAGGTCTCGTGGACCTCCGCCTTTTCATTGGGTTATACCAAGGAGGGTCTTTCTTGTAAGCTCATGGGAGGAGATACCACAGAGACATGAGGAAGGACAAAC TGCACCAGAGTTTGATGTATCAGAAATAGAGACTCTTCTCTCTGCTAGAGTGCCAAAACCGGCTGATAAAGCcccaccgccaccaccaccaccacctccccGAATGCATAGACGAAGAGGATGTGGTCTTCCACGTCCAGGTTTGAGGTCTTCAACTCAGAAGAAGTcttctcttaagccttttcaTTGGGTTAAGATAACAAGGGCCGCGCGGGGAAGCTTATGGGACGAGTTTCAGAGACATGGGGAAGGACAAACGTATTATACTAACTCCATCCTTGTATTATATACCTTTATgtttatattacaaaaaaaaaaaaaaaaactattgagaGTTATTGGGATTGGTTTGCAACTAATTAATGATCTTATTTCTGATAGTGCACCAGAATTTGATATATCAGAATTAGAGACCCTTTTCTCTGCTAAAGTGCAAAAACCGACTGATAAATCTGGAAACCAACCGGTTTGGGCAATACCTGAAACAATTCAACTG ATTAACCTTAAGAAAGCCCATAACGTGGAAATTATTCTTTGGAGATTAAAGATTCCGCTGCGTGATATTATC GCTGCAGTTCTGGCTATGGATGAATCTATAGTAGATATTGATCAAATAGTTAATCTTACAAAGTTTTGCCCAACCAAGGACGAAATGGAACTTCTTATG AACTACAGTGGTGACAAGGCTACCTTGGGAAATTGTGAGCAG TACTTCCTAGAGCTCATGAAGGTGCCAAGAGTAGAATCCAAGCTGAGAGTATTTTCCCTCAAGGTTCATTTTGGCACTCAG ATATCAGAACTCAAACAACGTTTAGATTTGTTAAACTCTGCGTGTGATGAGGTATACAATAAGTTACTTCTAGTTTTTGGTGCAGTCCATATCTTTCTTAGACATATTCTCCTCTTGCTTGTTGATCAGGTCCGTTCTTCACAAAAGCTAAAGGAAATTATGAAAAGGATTGATTACCTAGGGAAAAAAAACCAAGGACCTGCGAGGGGTAAGACCCTTGCCCTGCGTTCTCCAGGCGTTGCAGTGGGATTCAAgttaaaaaatctattaaatgTAGGCCACACACGTGGTGCTAGCAGCATGCAACATCTCTGCAAG GACCTTGCTTCCAGGGAATCAGATCTAATGGACTTCCATAAGGATCTTGAAAGTCTTGAATCAGCTTCAAAG ATACAACTGAAGTCCCTGGATGAGGATATGCAAGCTATAATCAAAGGATTAAACATACTGAACCAGGAGCTCACTGCATCCGAAAGTGATGGTCCTGTTTCTGAAGTATTCCATAAA TTACTGAAGGAACTCGTTTCAATTGCTGATACTGAAGTGGCATCTGTATCAAGTCTTTACTCCGTTGTG GGAGAGAATGTTGATGCACTTGTGTACTACGTTGGCGAGAATCCCATACATTGTCCATTTGAACAAG TTACTGCAAACCTCGTGAATTTTGTAAGGTTGTTTAAGAAAGCACACGAAGAGAATGTCAAGCAAGCAGACTTGGAGAAGAAAGAAGCTGCTAAGGATAAGAAAGTGAAGAAGGGAAAAGGACTCAGTCTCACAAGAAAAGTG ATTGACCCTGATAGAGCGGATAATTTGGAAATTATGCTTTGGAGAGTAAAGATGCCACTGCCTGATATGATG GCTGCAGTTCAGGCAATGGATGATACTGTACTAGATATTGATCAGATAGAGAAACTTATAATGTTTTGTCCAACCAAGGAAGAGATGGAACTTCTTAAT GATTTACTGCAGAACTACACTGGTGACAAGGAAAGGTTGGGAAAGTGTGAGCAG TACTTCCTGGAGCTAATGAAGGTTCCCCGAGTTGAATCGAAGCTGAGAGTATTTTCCTTCAAGATTCAATTCCACACTCAG gtAGAAGAATTAAGGAAAAGTTTAAATGTGGTAAAGTCTGCATGTGAGGAG ATCCGTTCTTCACAAAAGCTGAAAGGAATTATGAAAAGGATTCTTTACCTGGGGAACACATTGAACCAAGGAACTGTGAGGGGTAAgcattatgatattattaacaTCTTTTTGCTCAAAACATTACTTAGCTATGTTCAACGTGAGCTTGATTTCAAGAGTGGGGCTGATAAGACCCTTGATCTGCTTTCCGCAGGCGCTGCAGTGGGATTCAAGTTGGAAAGTTTATTAACATTAAGCGATACACGTGCTGCTAACAGCAAGATGACTCTCATGCATTATCTTTGCAAG GTCTTTGCTTATAAGGCGTCACATCTACTGGACTTCCATAAGGATTTTGAAAATCTTGAATCAGCTTCAAAA ATGCAATTGAAGTCGCTGGCTGAGGACATGCAAGCCATTAGCAAAGGATTGGAAATGCTGGACCAGGAGCTCACTGCATCCGAACGTGATGGTCCTGTTTCTGAAGTTTCCTATAAA AGGTTGAAGGACTTCATGCGTATTGCTGAGACTGAAGTGGAAGCTATCAGGCGTCTTTACACTGAGACG GGCAGGAATGCTGATGCGCTTGCGCACTATTTTGGCGAGGATCCCAGCCGCTATCCATTTGAACAAG TTACTGGGACTCTTACGAAATTTATAAGGTTGTGGAAGAAAGCACACGAAGAGAATGTCGAGCAAGCAGAGCTGGAGAAGATGGAAGCCGCTAAGGAAGCGAGAATGAAGATGGCGAAAGGACAATTCGGTTTCACACTAAAAAACCAGCTAGCTGACCCATGA